Proteins encoded by one window of Portunus trituberculatus isolate SZX2019 chromosome 27, ASM1759143v1, whole genome shotgun sequence:
- the LOC123509687 gene encoding ADP-ribosylation factor-related protein 1-like — protein MFSLFYGLYKYLFKKDEFFVLILGLDNAGKTTYLEAAKTKFTRGYKGLNPSKITTTVGQNVGGISYSGIKLSFWDLGGQEELQPLWEKYYAECHAIIYMVDSADRERMEESKEAFDKMISSENLIGVPLLVLANKQDIPECMGVREVKPIFNQSADLIGRRDCMVMPVSALTGAGVDEGIDWLVECIKRNSDVRPPPNHDDT, from the exons ATGTTCTCCCTCTTCTACGGCCTCTACAAGTACCTGTTCAAGAAAGATGAGTTCTTTGTCCTCATCCTTGGCCTGGACAATGCTGGAAAAACA ACTTACCTGGAGGCTGCCAAGACCAAGTTTACTCGTGGCTACAAAGGCCTCAACCCCAGCAAGATAACCACCACTGTTGGGCAGAATGTTGGTGGCATCTCCTACTCAGGGATCAAGTTGAGTTTTTGGGATCTTGGAGGGCAGGAGGAACTACAGCCACTTTGGGAAAAG TACTATGCTGAATGCCATGCCATCATCTACATGGTGGACTCGGCAGAcagggaaaggatggaggagtcTAAGGAAGCCTTCG ACAAAATGATATCCAGTGAGAACCTGATTGGTGTTCCCCTGCTGGTGCTGGCCAACAAGCAGGACATTCCAGAATGTATGGGGGTGCGGGAGGTCAAGCCCATCTTCAACCAGTCCGCTGACCTCATTGGCCGCAGGGACTGTATGGTGATGCCAGTGTCAGCATTGACAGG TGCTGGTGTTGATGAAGGGATTGACTGGCTGGTGGAGTGCATCAAGAGGAACAGTGACGTGCGTCCGCCACCGAACCATGATGACACCTGA